DNA from Paucidesulfovibrio gracilis DSM 16080:
CACGCCGTGAAGCCGCCGCACCAGGGCGGCATTGTGCGGATGCTCCGCATTCGGCTGGTCCGCGGCATCGTCCGGATCCCCGGCACCTGCCAGCCGCAACATCCGCACCCGCTCCATAAGGGTTTCATAGGCGCGCTGCTCGGTCCACCCTTCGGACTCCCAGCCCATCTTTCGACAAATATTGATCCCGTCGGCCTGATAATACACCGCCACCTGCCGATCCGGTTCCGGGGCAAAGGGATGGCGGCGCACCACGCGGTAGGCCACGTGCGGAAACGGTGACCGCACCCATTGGCCGCTGTGTTCCCGAACCATGTCCCGTAGATATTGCGCGGCCTTGCGTGCGGTCCAGCCCTGGGAGGCGCGGCCCACCATTTCGCAGATCTTGACCCCGTTGCGGCGATAATACACCGCAAAGCATGCATCCTTGGCCGGTCCGGTGCCACCGGCCACGGCGCAGCACGCCACATACGGATAGGCGGTTTTCGACCAGTTGCCCATATTCATCCCCTCATTGCCGGTCGATTGTGCATCCATTGCCGATTCACCCGCGCTGAGTGGGGGAATGTGAAGAAAAACCGCAGGTACTCGGGGGCAGTTGCAGGATCCGGACAAGAGAGGAGGACATCCCTTTGGTATTGGACATCCCAATAGCTTGAGATAAAAAGAAAAACAAAACGAGTCCAATTCAATCAAAAGAAGCGGGTTATTCTGAATATACCCGGAAACATAGTGTGGCGCAAGATCAATGGCGGTATTCTTTTACCACCGGCCGAAAAAGTGACGCACCAAAACGCAACCCAATGTAAAAGAAACAGTTCCCTTCAAAAAAACGGAACCTCGCTTGCCATCTTTCCGGGAATGATTATCATCGCGTGATGAAGAACACTGAATCCCATTCCGCTGACAAGCGTTGCATCCATATCGAAGGAGCCAGGCACCACAACCTCAAGGATCTGACGCTGGACATCCCCCGCGACAAGCTTGTGGTGGTCTGCGGACCGTCCGGTTCAGGCAAATCCACCCTGGCCTTTGACATCGTCTACGCCGAGGGCCAGAGACGCTACGTGGAATCCTTGTCCGCGTATGCCCGCCAGTTCCTCCCGCAGATGGACAAACCCCAGGTGGACAAAGTGGAGGGACTTTCCCCGGCCATCAGCCTGGAGCAACAGACGTCCACACGCAACCCGCGCTCCACCGTGGGCACGGTCACCGAGGTGTACGACTTTTTGCGCGTGTTCTTCGCCCGTTTGGGCCGCTTCCACTGCCCCCAATGCGGCAAGCCCATCCAGGCGCAGACCCAGGATGAAATCGTGGAGAACATCCTCGCGCTGCCCGAAGGCACCAAGTTTCTGCTCCTGGCGCCGCTGGTGGACCACCAAAAAGGCACGCACAAGGACTTGTTCGCCAAGTTGAAAAAAGAAGGTTTCGTTCGCGTGCGCGTGAACGGCGAGGTCGTTGCACTGGACGATGCACCGGACCTGGAAAAAAACAAAAAACACAGCATCGACCTGGTGGTGGACCGGTTGGTGGTCCGACCCGGCATGCGCACCCGCCTGGCCGATTCCGTGGAACTGGCGCTGACCAAAGGGGAGGAATCCCTCACGGTTTCCGTGGTTGGCGGCAGCCATGCCCCCACCGGCGACCGGCTCGTGTCCACGCTCTCCACCTGCCCGGACTGCAAAATTTCCCTGCCCAGGCTCACCCCGCAACTCTTTTCCTTCAACAGCCCCCAAGGCGCTTGCCCAGCCTGTTCCGGCATTGGAGCGGTGGATTATTTCGAGCCGGACCTGCTCGCGCCCAACAAAGGGCTTTCCCTGAACAAGGGAGCCGTCATCCCCTGGAAAAACGCCCGGCTCTTCGCCAAGCACGCGGACGCGCTCAAAGCCGTGGGCAAGAAGCACGGCTTTACCCTGGACACGCCCGTGGGCCAATTCACGCCCGAGGCATGGCAGGCCATGTTCTATGGCGACAAGGCCGCAGATTGGGAAGGGGTCATCCCCAAGTTGGAACTGGGCCAGCAAATGGGACCGATCTGGCGGGACGAGCTGGCCCGTTTCCGGCAATCCCGCCCCTGCCCGGCCTGCAATGGAGCACGCTTGCGGCCGGAATCCCTGGCCGTTCGTGTCCGCAGCGGCGACGGAACCGGGAACGAACCCGGGCCAAACATCTTTGAGTTCGTTTCCATGTCCATTGCCCGCGCCTTGGAATGGCTCAAAGGGCTGACCTTCGAGGGACACGAAAACCTCATTGCCGACCCCCTGCTCAAAGAATTGATCCACCGGCTCGGATTCATGGTCAATGTCGGCCTGGATTACATCTCCCTGGGCCGGAACATGTCCACGCTTTCAGGCGGCGAAGCCCAGCGCATCCGGCTGGCCTCCCAGCTCGGGTCCGGGCTGGTGGGCGTGACCTACGTGCTGGATGAGCCGTCCATTGGCCTGCACCCCCGTGACAATGAACGGCTATTGGCCACGTTGCGCAGTCTGCAAGGACGCGGCAATACCGTGCTGGTGGTGGAACATGACGAGGAAACCATCCGCAACGCCGACCATGTCCTGGAACTTGGCCCGGGATCGGGCATGCTCGGCGGGGAACTGGTGCATGAGGGGGATGTACCATCCCTGCTGCAAGGCCAGACCCTGACCGGTAAATACCTGCGCGGGGACATGCGTATCGAACAGCCCGAAAAAAAGGTGGAACCCACCGGCTGCCTCACCCTGCGCGGAGCCGAGACCAACAACCTGAAAAATCTGGACCTGGAAATCCCCCTGGGACAGCTCGTATGCGTCACCGGGGTGTCCGGCTCTGGCAAAAGCTCCCTGGTCATGGATTCCCTCTATAAGCACATCGCCCTGGCCCAAGGCATCAAGGTGGACAACCCGGGACGCATCACCGGCATCGACGGGCTGGAACAAATCGAAAAAATCGTGTCCATCGACCAGACCCCCATCGGCCGAACCCCGCGCTCCAATCCGGCCACCTACACCAAGGTGTTTGATGAAATCCGAAAAATCTTTGCCGGCACCAAGGATTCCAAGACCCGCGGATATCAGCCGGGCCGGTTCAGCTTCAACGTCAAAGGCGGACGCTGCGAAAACTGCCGGGGCGACGGCCAGATCCGGGTGGAAATGCACTTTCTCCCCGATGTGTACGTGACCTGCAACGTCTGCAAAGGCAAACGATACAACGCCCAAACCCTGGAAGTGGAATACCGCGACAAAAACATCGCGGACGTGCTGAACATGACCGTGCGCCAGGCCAAGGCATTCTTCGAAAATCATCCCGTGCTGCTGCGCAAGCTCACCGTGCTGGAGGAAGTGGGCCTGGAGTACCTCAAGCTCGGTCAACCCGCCACCACCCTTTCCGGCGGCGAAGCACAGCGCATCAAGATCAGCCGGGAACTGGGCAAACGAAGCCTGCCCGGGGCGCTGTACATTCTGGACGAACCCACCACCGGCCTGCACATGCACGAAGTGGGCAAGCTCATCAAGGTACTGCGCAAGCTTGTGGACAAAGGCGCCACGGTCATCGTTATCGAACACAATATCGATGTGATCCGCGCTGCCGACCATGTGGTGGACCTGGGACCAGGCGGTGGAGAAAGCGGTGGACGTATCGTGGCCGCGGGTTCGCCCGAACAGATCCAGGCTGATCCGCATTCCGTGACAGGCAAGTTTTTGTAGCCCTCGGCGGCCCTGCGGCTGAAAGGCAGGCCTTCGGCGACCAGGAGGCCCGCGGCCCCCTGGACCCCCATTTACCGGTCTCGCGCTCCGCGCGGCCGGGGGCGTGGAGCTAGGAAAAGTCTTTGGAAAGGGGGTCCAGGGGGAAAAACCTTTCTTCAGAAAGGTTTTCCCCCTGGTCGCCGAAGGCCGTCTCTTTTTCTTCCGTTCCTTCCGGCTAGGTTGATCCGCACCATTTCATCCACCAGCAAGTAGCAAGCCCCCAGCAGACGCTCCAGGCAAGGGTCACGACCAACTGCAATCCGGAGTCCGGCATGGGTGAAGGCTCTGCGGCCAGCGGCGGCAACACGCCCGTCAGCATGGTTACGGCCGGGAGCAAGGCAACGAGCAATCCTTTGAGTGTAGCGCTTTGCAGGGACCAACGGGGAACGCAGGCCAGGGCGCACAGTGCTCCGGCCATGGCCGACCGGCTCAACCAGGGAAAACCCGGCCAGGAAGCCGCGTCCACGCCCATATTCCGTTCCCAGAGCACGCCGCAAAGATAATAAGCCAGGACAGCGCCGATCACCCCACCCAGCACGCCTCCGGTAACAGCCGTGGAGAGCCGCAAGGCCAACCGTTGACCAGGCCGTTTTCGGCGGCTCACGAATGGTTTCCTCTTTTCTGAGGGGGTTCGGAGGCGGAGTCGCTTTTGCCGCTTACATCGCGTCGCAGCAACAGGCGCATCCCCCAGCCGAAGAGAAACATGGGCAACAGGAGCATGGCCAGGGTCATAACCTTGGCCGCGCCCCCCGGGAAAAATCCCCGGACCATGCCCAGGGGAAGCAGGATCAGAATGGGAAGCTGCAACAGCGCCCCCACCCCCGCCCAGAGCCGGAGCCGTCGGGGATGGGTGGATTCCGATCCGGGCTGCGGCCAGGAGATGCGCCACAGGCAGAGCGCCCCCAGCATGGAGAGAAAAAGAAGAACGGCCATGCCGCCACATAGCTGAAAACAGCGGAAAAGAAAACGCTGCTACCGTCTTGGTTGCCGAATGGCGCAAACTGTTCACATACTGTGGAACGCGGCAAATCAACGCTCCGGCCGCAAACGGGCAAAAAAAAGGACGGAAAGGGCGTACCTTTCCGTCCGGAATGGTATGGGAAAACCGGAATCAGCTGTTGCTGAACTGGGCCACCCGCAGGGTTTCGGCCTCGGACCCGTCCTCGGTTCCGGGCGTGACCATCACGTTGACGTAGAATTTCTTGGCCCGGTCAAAGGCGAATGTCCCGCCCATGATGGCCACCCGCCAGCCCAGATAATCGGCATAGGACGCCGACATCAGGGACTGATCCGGGTCGGTTCCGCCCCGGGAGCGCGAAGCCACCATGGTCATGACGGTATCCGGGGCAAGCCGGTCCATGGCAAAAGCCAGGATCACGTATTCCCGTTCCACAAGGCTTGTGCCGTCCACTTTCTCACAATTGGCTTTGGCAAAGTCGTACAGCGCCGTCCAGGAGGCACTGCGCGTTCCCACCTGCTTTTCCCACAGCTCGTAGCGGACAACGTAAAATTCCACGCGCGGAGTGAGGGTAAACACGGGCCGGGCAAAGCTTTCGTCCAGCACCACGGTGTCGCCGTCCTCATGATATTCCAGCAGACTTTGGATGGCGCAGCCGCGCTCCCGTTCGTCGAGCAGCTTGACCACACTGTGGACCCGGGCCTTGCCGTTGACTTCCTCGGCGGTGAAGAAATCCACTTCTCCCACCTTGAAGCCTTCGTAGCGGAAGTTGCTCTCGCGTCCGGACCGGCTCGCGGTGTCGGCAAACTTCACCTGGGGAACCGGCTCGTTGTGCCGCAGGTCATTGATCTGCGAGGCCAGGGCCACGCGATAGACCGTGCCCGCGGCTTCCAGCCCCAGGGGGGTTCCCGCGGAGCGCATCTGCGCCGGAGTTGCTTCCACCACGGTGGATCCCGTGGTCTGGCACCCCAGCGTGGTCAGAACGGACAGCAGGGCCAACAGCAACAGAAAACGAATCATTGTTGTACGCATGATGCCCCCTAGTCCCCGAGACCTTCGCCGGAAAGCAACGCTCCGGTATGTTTCATCAGATTCCGAACGTCGCTGGCCAGCATGACCACGTTGAAGACGCCTTCGCCCGTGACCAGACGCAATGCCACCTTGCCCGCATACCCGGAAATAATCACAATGCGCAGCAATTCATCGCGGGTCAGATCAGGAATGGTCGGATCCGTGGGACCAACGCTTTCTGTTTGAATCGGATCATACGTGAACTCAAACGGCTTGAATTCATCATCAAATTCCGGCGGGGTGAGCAAATTAGTCATGGGATCCACCACGTCACCACCGGGGTTGATGTTGAACAACCCCCCGCTGCCGCCCCCACCGCCATAGGCAAAGGCGGACGAAGCGCAAAGCGCAAGCAGCGCCGCCGTCATGACGGCCACCACCATTTTTTTCCATTTCCAGCCATTTCCAGTCATTACATTCCCTCCAAGAACCTTTGGTTACATAACAAACACTACGGTTTACTTAGTACGCTACTCTAGCATCGGCAGTACACCCCGTCAAAACAGTTTCTATTTCCACCCATAGAAATTACCTATGCTGTTTCCATCCGACGTGCTCCAAAAAACGACACAACCAAAGACCATGGCAAAGGGTCTCTTCTTCCACAACACACTAATAAAAAATGGATAAAAGGACGGTTCGGCGGTTCAAAAAAATGCTTGCAAAGGATAACACCATCACTCCAACAGCCTTCTCCCGGGAGTTTCCCCCAAATTCAAAAGAAAACGTTCCTTTTTCGCACGCACACGACGCACGAAAAAGAAACGTTTGTCTTTTCAAACACGCTACGGCCAACAGCGAACGCGTTAGCCGAGCGTACAAAACTACTTTAGGCTGTTAGGCCATGTATCCCCGGCCGATGCTGAAGCCCTTGCCCAAAAACGGCCCGGATTTGTAATACATTTTGCCTCCCGTGCCGTAGAGCAGGGGCATGACCTTATCCAGTGCGGGGCGACCGTCCACCAGGACGTCCTGATCCGCCTTCACGTCCACGATTTCCCCCACGAACTGGGTGTGCAGACCGATTTCCAGCGTGTGCAGCAGACGGCACTCCAGAACCAAGGGGAACTCCTTGACATACGGGGCGTCCACAACCTGGCTCGGTTCAGGGGTCAGGCCCGTGACCTGGAACTTGTCCACGTCTCTGCCTGAGGCCATGCCGAAATAGTCCGCTTCCTTGGCGTATTGCTCGGACGGCACGCTCACGGTAAAGGCCTTGCGGCGCATGACATTGCCGTACGTATGCGTGGCTTTACGCAGGGAAACCGCCACACACGGCGGTTTGGAGCAGCAGACCCCGCCCCAGGCAATGGTCATGGCATTGGGTTTGTCGTCCTCGCCATAACTGCCCACGATCCATACCGGTGTGGGCATGGCCAATACTTCCGCTCCAAGTGAAACTTTCATGGTGCCTCCGTAGGTGCATTTTTCAAGTCCAACGGTTTCCATTCCAGCAGTTCCGGCGGCGAGGCCAACAATGGCCCGGCCGTTTCCTGAAACTGTTGCAAAAATGGCTGATTCTGGTGCAGCTCCAGCAATTCCCTGGTGGCCCAGCGCTCTAAAAGCAGGATGCGGCCGTCTTTTCCGCCATGAAAATCATAGGCCAGGCAGCCGGTGTCACGCCGACTGGCCCGCCCCAACCGCTCCAGGGCACGCATCAGGGACTCCCCGGCTCCGGGCCGGGGGGAAAAAATCACGGTCAACACGATTTCGCCAGGGGACGATGTCATTTTTTGTCTCCCAATCCGAGAGGTTATACGGTTGGCCGTCCAGGGACACTACTACGGACAGCCACAAAAGGACAACAATTATACAATACTTTTTTCTATACGCTGATCCGGTGTCTTTCCCATGGCGGCACATGCGGACCGGATCCATAGCGCAATAGGAAAGGGCGCCGCCGCATAGACCCCGCCCGGGCTTTTCCCGTTTACACGGGGTACCGCAAATGGTTCCCAGCTTGAGCAAAGCCTTTTATTCCGGTACGCTGAAACCAACGAAGCAGAGCATCTGCGCAGTGTCCCCGCCCACGGCCAACCG
Protein-coding regions in this window:
- a CDS encoding putative quinol monooxygenase, encoding MTSSPGEIVLTVIFSPRPGAGESLMRALERLGRASRRDTGCLAYDFHGGKDGRILLLERWATRELLELHQNQPFLQQFQETAGPLLASPPELLEWKPLDLKNAPTEAP
- the uvrA gene encoding excinuclease ABC subunit UvrA; translation: MKNTESHSADKRCIHIEGARHHNLKDLTLDIPRDKLVVVCGPSGSGKSTLAFDIVYAEGQRRYVESLSAYARQFLPQMDKPQVDKVEGLSPAISLEQQTSTRNPRSTVGTVTEVYDFLRVFFARLGRFHCPQCGKPIQAQTQDEIVENILALPEGTKFLLLAPLVDHQKGTHKDLFAKLKKEGFVRVRVNGEVVALDDAPDLEKNKKHSIDLVVDRLVVRPGMRTRLADSVELALTKGEESLTVSVVGGSHAPTGDRLVSTLSTCPDCKISLPRLTPQLFSFNSPQGACPACSGIGAVDYFEPDLLAPNKGLSLNKGAVIPWKNARLFAKHADALKAVGKKHGFTLDTPVGQFTPEAWQAMFYGDKAADWEGVIPKLELGQQMGPIWRDELARFRQSRPCPACNGARLRPESLAVRVRSGDGTGNEPGPNIFEFVSMSIARALEWLKGLTFEGHENLIADPLLKELIHRLGFMVNVGLDYISLGRNMSTLSGGEAQRIRLASQLGSGLVGVTYVLDEPSIGLHPRDNERLLATLRSLQGRGNTVLVVEHDEETIRNADHVLELGPGSGMLGGELVHEGDVPSLLQGQTLTGKYLRGDMRIEQPEKKVEPTGCLTLRGAETNNLKNLDLEIPLGQLVCVTGVSGSGKSSLVMDSLYKHIALAQGIKVDNPGRITGIDGLEQIEKIVSIDQTPIGRTPRSNPATYTKVFDEIRKIFAGTKDSKTRGYQPGRFSFNVKGGRCENCRGDGQIRVEMHFLPDVYVTCNVCKGKRYNAQTLEVEYRDKNIADVLNMTVRQAKAFFENHPVLLRKLTVLEEVGLEYLKLGQPATTLSGGEAQRIKISRELGKRSLPGALYILDEPTTGLHMHEVGKLIKVLRKLVDKGATVIVIEHNIDVIRAADHVVDLGPGGGESGGRIVAAGSPEQIQADPHSVTGKFL
- a CDS encoding flavin reductase family protein, whose product is MKVSLGAEVLAMPTPVWIVGSYGEDDKPNAMTIAWGGVCCSKPPCVAVSLRKATHTYGNVMRRKAFTVSVPSEQYAKEADYFGMASGRDVDKFQVTGLTPEPSQVVDAPYVKEFPLVLECRLLHTLEIGLHTQFVGEIVDVKADQDVLVDGRPALDKVMPLLYGTGGKMYYKSGPFLGKGFSIGRGYMA